One Xiphophorus maculatus strain JP 163 A chromosome 15, X_maculatus-5.0-male, whole genome shotgun sequence genomic window, CCTGCTCTGGGTCAAGGGGCGCCTTAGAGCCGGCCGTCCTGATGAACTTATCCAACTCCCTCTCAGCTGTAGAGAAGCTGCTGCTCCAACACAACACCAGCTGGTTGAATCAAAGACAGAACTAAAATGTGAACATCCCTGCCATAGAACAGGGGTATTCAGCTCCATTGGTCCAACACAACTGAATCAAGTGACAGACAGAATCCTGCTGATGACCTAAATAtgtgactcaggtgtgttgaagcagagacacagcAGGACtccggccctggaggactggagttgaagACCCTTCCATAAACGATGCCTGATGCCATCACAGGATCATAAGGTCCTCAGCAGGTTGAGGACCTTATGACATCTACCTGCAGGTAGTCTTCTTTGTAAAGAGCATCAGTCGCTTTAGTCCACTTACTGTCCAGGTGGTCATCAAGTCGACAGTAAAAGAAACCCTGAGTCTTGGATCCCTGCTGGTGGAGGCTGCAGCTCATTCATAGCCTACAAAGCCAAGAGATCCTGTCCTTGTTCTCTTGGTTTCCATAAACTTGTAGTTTCACCTGGTTTTGGGAATCCAACTATTAGTAAATAGTTGGATTCCAACTATTTAAGATGTCAGATATTATCCAAGTATCTACTTCATTAGTCATATAGATTTACTTTTCACCTCTAATTGTTGATGCTGTGCTAATTATAAATGTGCCATAAATCTGATCTTCCTTTGAAAGTCATTTCTCTGTTTGAAAGAAACTATTCTATCAGTTTACTGTTTTCAAACAGATTTATCTGCAAAGTGAAGgtttgtgctgtttttctgctttacggttaatgttacatttaatgtaaattagTGTAATGTTCATTGGTTTGTTGTAACCAACATTTTCTGAAACCttacacatttttctgaatatttaaagttaaattacaGTCAAATAATTGCAGTTTAACAAAGGCAGCATCACATAGCAACAATCATTTAGTTTAGCCATGTCTTGATGCATCATTGCAATCATTTTCCATGTTAACTGCTTCTGCATGATCATCAGTGAATGGAGCTGCTGTAAAAATGGAATCTAAGGATCCGTCCTCGCTTCAAGAACAGGTGGATCTTATTACTTATGTTAAATATTCACAAACCATATTTCCATTAGTATCTCCTAAGCCACTGTGTATCAGCTGGAGCAGGTCCATCAGGAAAGTCAATAGCTGGAAACATTGATCAGCATGAACAGAATCATGTCTACACTTATTAATGAAGTGTGGGGAGGGAAATATCTACATACAACCATAAGAATGTATTAATCTTAACCTGTGCTTAGCACAACACAACAGTGCGGATGCATGCGTTGCAGGCTCAGCACGACTGGTGGCACTTTACACTTTATAGGCCCCatatagtttaaaacaaaaagatattttgaacAAGTTTGAATGAGGCAGATTTGGCACCAAATGTAACAGCAGATTTTTAAtatctgcaaatattttcagttaGTTTTGCACTGGAAAGTTCTGCTGACAGCATCTGTCAGGCCACCATGAATGAGGAACTGTAGATCTCTGGGAAAAAATCTGCAGTTTGGAATCATCTTTCTGCTACAggaacaaaaactcacagaaccTTCAGTCAGAAAATCCACACCAAGTTCTGCACAAATGACAACATCAGAAACAGactcaaaaaacagaaacatcaatACATCTGTAGTAGTACTGTATTTGCAAACTAGTTTTACACAATTGGTTTATAGAAGAACAGAATGATCAGCAGAGCTGAAGAGGTATAAACAACAGAAAGCAGTTTCATTtctcattcattcatcatttacTGCTCCAAGTCTTTGTGGCTTTGAAGCAGTGAAGACAACAAACCAGTGAATGAGAAGAACATTAAACCAGAAAAAGCACTGAGACGAAGGGTTTAAACAGGTTTGTAGTCCAACTTGGACTCGAGCTTCTTTGAGTCGGCCACTTTGCGAACAGCTTTCATGAAGTCTTCTTGAGTGACGTACTCACGATCAGACCGGATCGCAAACAGTCCTGAGAAAACAAGAGTCAGCATAAAAACCCTGATCAAGGAGGTAAGACTGCCAAGGATTCTGGGTTTTAGCACATTACCTGCTTCAGTGCACACGTTTCTTAGATCAGCACCATTGAAACCATCAGACAGTTTTACAATGGCTTCAAAATCTGGGAAAATATCAAAGATATCAAGACAATTAATGCTAGAAGATTTTGTGTGCTGGACTAACTTTGAGCAAACAGATAAacttacaaccacaaaaaaacctttgattttattttttagatggtTATTGAGCACCCAGGTCTTACTAAAAGGTGCATCAAAGTTCACCTGGATGCAATTTGTGTACCAACCTATTTCGCCATGCTTGGTGATGGGACTGGAGTGGATTTTGAGGATGTCCAGTCGAGCTTGTTCATTTGGCAGCTCAATGTCTAAAGAGGAAATCACACAGAGCTCTTGTTGTGTGTAGCTGACAGACATGAACCTGACAGATTAACACAGAAAGTAATGCTCACGTATTTTCCGGTCCAGTCTTCCAGGCCGCAGCAGCGCTGGGTCCAGGGTGTCCGGCCTGTTGGTGGCCATGATCATCTTGACTCTGTGTAGAGTATCAAAACCGTCCATCTGGTTCAGCAGCTGACAGAACACAGTAAAGAGAAGAGTCATCATCCAGATCTCAGTCAGAGGTTGAATTAGACTTTCTTGATGTCAGTTATTTTGACTGACATCAAGTCAAAATAACTGACTTGATAATTATTATAACTGCATAATTATAACTGCATAACAATCaatgcagttttctggacgatCGCCACTAGTTTTGGtggtttgaatttaattgattgcatttttgttttgtcaggttatgttaaataaaaaaatacactattaatgtaaatattgatatttttactaATGCACCATGTTAGTTTTTACCACTTGAAGCATTAGTTCTGAGAATGTCAACCATATCCAAGTAAAATGGTGACTGTGTAATATCCTTAACTGAATGAAAActcaataaaactgaattgtgAATCAAATTGATTTTGGCAATCTGAATCGACATCCAATAATACATAATTATGTCCTAATAATGCACAATTCATATACAGACTCCATTAAGAAAAATCTGATCAGTTTCCTTTGccaagtttgttcacacaaacaGCAATTTGACTTTGGTTCCATTTTGTtctcaattaaatattttgactaAATTATATTggagaaataaagttttttccTGTGAATGTGCATCTAATCATTGTTTTTAACCAACAAAAAAGTTGAATTAGTGCAAATGTGCACTCTGGACACTGACAGTTCAGAGTTCAGAGAGACAGTCTGGGGAAAGAAACCGTCTCCATGGCAGCAGGTTTTTGTAAAGAGAGCTCTGTGGTGCTGACCTGACAGTAAAAATCTAGACAGATTATGATGAGAGGTCTTCTCCCAACTGGTTATTTCCTTCCCACCAGAACACAGCAATTGATATTAATTTCATACCTCCATCAGAGTTCTTTGGATCTCTCTATCAGCTGAAGTACCTTCTGAGAAACGGCGGCCAcctgcagaaaatgaaatgacaatATTTAGGCCCATAGTATTTGACCAGTCAAGTCAAGATTCTTTGCTCAAAGTgatttacacaataaaaacaacatacagtaaCCAGTTGTTAAAATTTACAACAGATTTCTTGTAGTAGATATTTATCATAAATAATAAGAtgactttttttcaaaaggttagGTCATATTTGTGGCTctaaatccattttatttagatGCGTTGGGACGTAAATGATTCATTGGCTGTAACAATAAGTTGTGCTTGCTGCTGACTCTGAAGTGAGCAGCttgtttaccaaaaaaaaaaacagactcagCAGAAATCAGCCAGTCTGCTGAGAAAACAGACTGTGGTTTGTAAATCGAAATAACTAGAATTTGTACAAAGTTCCctatttcttgtaatttatctcagaaagtaaaactcaattATGCTCCTCTTGCataaattactgcatcaatgcgcCGTGGCATGGAGGGGGTCAGTTAAAGGTCAGGGGAGTTTGCTAGTCAATCAGGAACAGGAACActgttgaagcagcttttgGTACTTTTGGCAGTGTGTTTGTCAGGTTCtgctggaaataaaaaccaacaactCCATACAGCTGgtcagcagagggaagcatGACGTTCTGTAGAATGTCCTGCTAGATGGCCATGTTCACTGAGGTGATAAAAcccagtggaccaacaccagcaccACCCCAAACCAACCAACAGCACCGTGGATCCTGTGCCTCTCCACTCCTCCAGAGACATTTTCTGGTGTCAAGAATGTGACATTTGCAGCCCATGTGTATGATTTAGCTCAATATAGTGGATATTGATCCACTGAGAGCCTCAGTGCATTTCTGGTGAAGCTCCCCCAAGTCCTTGAAAGGACTTTGCTCTGCAATCCTGTCAAGGATGCAGGTAtccctgctgcagctttttctaCCACTCTTGGTTTACAACATGCAGGCTTTACCTAGTTAAATGAAAGACTGCAAAGACtgacctttttaaaaagttttttgagGTGCCAGTGTCTCTATTCAGTGGTGATGGTGGTAGGATTTTGCTCTGTAATGGCTGATTAGCTCTTTGTGACTGAACTTTTATGGCTACTGTCTGGCCACAAACATTGTGCTTAGTGTAAAACGTTGATCTTTTTGGCATGGTTACAGATGATCTCTCTATAATGTGACCCCTGCCCATCCACACAATGGGACTTTATATAATCTACAATCAATCAAATAAGCAGAGGGCTAGCATGATTCCTCACCAATGGCATCAATCTCGTCCATGAAGATGATGCATGGCTGGTGGTCCCGGGCATAGTTGAACATCTCTCTAATGAGCCTTGCACTTTCACCGATGTATTTGTCCACAATGGAGCTGGACACAACCTGTAATGTGCAAACACGTTGTCACACAGCTGTAGAATGGAGCTGAACACTGCAGGAAGGACTGATACTCACCTTTAGAAAGTTGCAATCCAACTGACTGGCCACGGCCCTGGCAAGTAGAGTCTTCCCAGTGCCTGGTCCAGAATAAAATTCATACCATTAAATGTTAAGAACCACTAATGACAAGccaaaaacagtagaaaataaagaaaaaatgcatGCTTGTGAATGTGTCTGAACTTAAATTAATGTgactaaaacataaatgtgtgaAGTTGGCCAGCTACTACCTGGAGGCCCATAAAGCAGGCAACCTTTTGGAGGAATAATTCCCACTCTCTGAAAGAGCTCAGGGTTGGTCAGAGGAAGTTCAATCACCTGCAAAGTAAGGACAGACAGGTTTTTCAATGTGCGATGAGTCAAATGAAATTCCGTGAGGTTCTT contains:
- the psmc6 gene encoding 26S proteasome regulatory subunit 10B produces the protein MADTRDKALQDYRKKLLEHKEVDGRLKELREQLREQTKQYEKSENDLKALQSVGQIVGEVLKQLTEEKFIVKATNGPRYVVGCRRQLDKSQLKPGTRVALDMTTLTIMRYLPREVDPLVYNMSHEDPGSVSYSEIGGLSEQIRELREVIELPLTNPELFQRVGIIPPKGCLLYGPPGTGKTLLARAVASQLDCNFLKVVSSSIVDKYIGESARLIREMFNYARDHQPCIIFMDEIDAIGGRRFSEGTSADREIQRTLMELLNQMDGFDTLHRVKMIMATNRPDTLDPALLRPGRLDRKIHIELPNEQARLDILKIHSSPITKHGEIDFEAIVKLSDGFNGADLRNVCTEAGLFAIRSDREYVTQEDFMKAVRKVADSKKLESKLDYKPV